In Runella sp. SP2, the genomic window CGCTCAACGTAACCTACGCGACGGGCTATCGTACTCCCGTGGCGGAGGCGTTTGTGAAAGCCTGTGCCGAAAAGGGAATTCCCGAAAACCCCGATTACAACGGAGCCGAGCAAGCAGGAACGAGCCTGTTTCAGTTTACCATCAAAGACCAAAAACGGTGGAGTACGGCAACGGCATTTTTGAAACCTATTTTGCAGCGTTCTAATCTGAAAGTCATTACGTTTGCGCACACAACTCAACTCATTTTGGAGAATGACCGTGCGGTGGGCGTGGAGTTTTTGACGGGAAAAAATACGACCGAAAAAGCGTTTGCCAACAAAGAAATCATCTTGTCGGCAGGAGCGTTTAATTCTCCTCAAATCTTGATGCTGTCGGGGATTGGCGACAAAGACGAGCTAAAAAGGCACGGAATAAAGGCTAAAAAACACTTGCCAGGGGTGGGTAAAAACTTACAAGACCACTTATTTACGGGGGTGAGTGCCTTGGCGAATGTGCCTACCGCCAACGATTATCTGTCGGTGTGGGGACAGGTGAAGGGATTAGCGCAGTACGTATTTATGAAAAAAGGGCCGATGACGATTAGTCCGTTGGAAGCCAATGCGTTTACCAAAATTCATACAGGCCCCGACCCAGTCGATTTTCAGTTTCATTTTGCGCCAGTTCACATGGGCAACGACGGGAAAGCTGATTTTTATAACATTGAAACCTTTCCACACACCAGTGGTTTTACCGTTTTACCAACGCTCCTCAAACCAAAAAGTGTAGGATTTGTAGGTTTACGTTCGTCAAATCCGTTGGATGCACCACTCATTGATCCTCGCTTTTTATCGGAGGAAGACGATGTGCTAACGCTGTTGAAGGGTACCAAAAAAGCGTTGGAGATTATGGATGCCAAGGCATTTGATGTGGTGCGAAAAGAAGTAATTCTACCACTTCAACGTAGTTCCGATGAGGCACTTATTTTGCACATCAAAACGCTATTGGAAACGGTGTATCACCCCATCGGGACGTGCAAAATGGGCAATGACGAAATGGCGGTGGT contains:
- a CDS encoding GMC family oxidoreductase produces the protein MTFDYIIIGAGSAGCVLAHRLSANPAIQVLLLEAGGPDKKMEIHIPAAYSKLNRTEVDWGFETEPQPHVLNRKMYLPRGKALGGSSSTNAMAYVRGNRADYDEWAALGNEGWSYDEVLPYFKKSEHNEQIHNEYHGQGGPLNVTYATGYRTPVAEAFVKACAEKGIPENPDYNGAEQAGTSLFQFTIKDQKRWSTATAFLKPILQRSNLKVITFAHTTQLILENDRAVGVEFLTGKNTTEKAFANKEIILSAGAFNSPQILMLSGIGDKDELKRHGIKAKKHLPGVGKNLQDHLFTGVSALANVPTANDYLSVWGQVKGLAQYVFMKKGPMTISPLEANAFTKIHTGPDPVDFQFHFAPVHMGNDGKADFYNIETFPHTSGFTVLPTLLKPKSVGFVGLRSSNPLDAPLIDPRFLSEEDDVLTLLKGTKKALEIMDAKAFDVVRKEVILPLQRSSDEALILHIKTLLETVYHPIGTCKMGNDEMAVVNSKLRVHGIEGLRVADASIMPRIIAGNTNAACIMIGEKAADLILGDIRHS